Proteins co-encoded in one Bombus pyrosoma isolate SC7728 linkage group LG4, ASM1482585v1, whole genome shotgun sequence genomic window:
- the LOC122566507 gene encoding TATA box-binding protein-like 1, which produces MATAIQKNGMKPLTNTSINHVEDVKNLDNTNICKEEKDERIFDGQIQPYMEPHEQEPRELDIVINNVVCSFSVRCHLNLREIALNGSNVEYRRENGMITMKLRRPYTTASIWSSGKVTCTGATSEVQAKIAARRFARSLQKLGFKVRFNNYRVVNVLGTCCMPFAIKITSFSSCHKENADYEPELHPGVTYKLKEPKATLKIFSTGSVTVTAPNVAAVQAAIEYIYPLVYEFRKERTTEDELALTTKKRRMGLRKRSRDEFLHDQDYIYDTMFSDEEEEEEEGESDASWD; this is translated from the exons ATGGCAACTGCTATTCAAAAGAATGGCATGAAACCTTTAACAAACACATCAATAAATCACGTAGAGGATGTAAAGAATTTAGACAATACCAACATatgtaaagaagaaaaagatgagaGGATATTTGATGGACAGATCCAACCTTACATGGAGCCTCATGAACAAGAACCTCGTGAATTGGATATCGTTATCAATAATGTAGTTTGCAGCTTCAGCGTTAGGTGTCATTTAAATTTACGAGAAATTGCGCTAAATGGATCTAATGTGGAATATAGAAGAGAGAATGGG ATGATTACTATGAAACTAAGGAGACCATATACTACTGCTTCTATATGGTCTTCTGGCAAGGTAACGTGTACCGGTGCAACTAGTGAAGTTCAAGCAAAGATAGCAGCTCGCCGCTTTGCTCGTTCACTTCAGAAGCTTGGATTTAAAGTACGATTTAACAATTATAGAGTGGTTAATGTACTGGGTACATGCTGTATGCCATTTGCAATCAAGATAACATCATTTTCATCATGTCATAAAGAAAATGCAGA TTATGAGCCAGAATTACATCCTGGTGTCACATACAAACTAAAAGAACCAAAAGctacattgaaaatattttctactggAAGTGTCACTGTAACAG CTCCCAATGTTGCCGCTGTCCAAGCTgcaattgaatatatttatccaCTAGTCTACGAATTTCGTAAGGAGAGAACGACAGAAGATGAACTTGCCCTAACAACGAAGAAGCGTAGAATGGGGCTAAGAAAAAGAAGTCGTGATGAGTTCCTACATGATcaagattatatatatgataccaTGTTCTCTgacgaggaggaggaagaagaagagggtgAGAGTGACGCCAGTTGGGACTGA
- the LOC122566580 gene encoding protein phosphatase 1 regulatory subunit 7 isoform X1, with protein MANNEDNKSDGSAEIEGENENDENEEAEKILIIDPDSDELDFNHSRLTKLENLEPLRKIHRLCFTWNLIKKIENLDTLTTLVELELRDNQIVVIENLDALVNLKLLDLSFNRIKKIEGLDNLLNLQKLYLSSNKIQCIENLSHLKNLTILELGDNKIREIINLEALENLTSLFLGKNKIAKIENLGCLQNLQLLSLQSNRIMEIENLDELKNLDQLYLSENGVTCIRGLSNCTKVTTFDLANNKIKKIENIEHLEDLEEFWINNNEIEDWTTVENLAVNKKLQTVYLEHNPIAKDPNYRRKIKLLLPWLVQLDATLCR; from the exons ATGGCAAATAATg AGGATAATAAAAGCGATGGTTCGGCTGAAATCGAGGGTGAGAATGAGAatgatgaaaatgaagaagcGGAAAAGATTCTTATCATAGATCCTGATAGCGAT GAATTAGATTTCAATCATTCGAGACtaacaaaattagaaaatttggaaCCATTGAGGAAGATACATAGATTGTGTTTTACGTGGAATCtgataaagaaaattgagaaCCTTGATACACTTACAACTTTGGTCGAGTTAGAATTAAGAGATAATCAGATTGTTGTTATAGAGAACTTAGATGCTCTTGTAAATTTGAA ACTTTtagatttatcttttaatcgtATTAAGAAGATAGAAGGATTGGACAACCTattgaatttacaaaaattatacctGTCGTCAAATAAGATTCAGTGCATTGAGAATCTGTCACATCTAAAGAACCTTACAATCCTCGAGTTAGGTGACAacaaaataagagaaataattaatcttgaagcgcttgaaaatttaacaagTTTGTTCcttggtaaaaataaaatagcaaagatagaaaatttggGCTGTTTACAAAATCTTCAGTTATTAAGTCTTCAAAGCAATCGCATtatggaaatagaaaatttagacGAATTAAAGAATCTTGATCAGTTGTATTTATCTGAAAATGGAGTAACATGCATCCGAGGATTATCAAATTGTACAAAAGTAACAACTTTTGATCtagcaaataataaaataaaaaagattgaaaacaTTGAACATCTTGAAGATTTAGAGGAGTTCTGG ATAAACAACAATGAAATTGAGGATTGGACTACTGTAGAAAATTTAGCagttaataagaaattacagACGGTGTATTTAGAGCATAATCCTATTGCCAAAGATCCAaattacagaagaaaaattaaactgtTGCTGCCATGGCTCGTCCAATTAGATGCAACACTTTGCAGATAG
- the LOC122566580 gene encoding protein phosphatase 1 regulatory subunit 7 isoform X2 produces MELDFNHSRLTKLENLEPLRKIHRLCFTWNLIKKIENLDTLTTLVELELRDNQIVVIENLDALVNLKLLDLSFNRIKKIEGLDNLLNLQKLYLSSNKIQCIENLSHLKNLTILELGDNKIREIINLEALENLTSLFLGKNKIAKIENLGCLQNLQLLSLQSNRIMEIENLDELKNLDQLYLSENGVTCIRGLSNCTKVTTFDLANNKIKKIENIEHLEDLEEFWINNNEIEDWTTVENLAVNKKLQTVYLEHNPIAKDPNYRRKIKLLLPWLVQLDATLCR; encoded by the exons ATg GAATTAGATTTCAATCATTCGAGACtaacaaaattagaaaatttggaaCCATTGAGGAAGATACATAGATTGTGTTTTACGTGGAATCtgataaagaaaattgagaaCCTTGATACACTTACAACTTTGGTCGAGTTAGAATTAAGAGATAATCAGATTGTTGTTATAGAGAACTTAGATGCTCTTGTAAATTTGAA ACTTTtagatttatcttttaatcgtATTAAGAAGATAGAAGGATTGGACAACCTattgaatttacaaaaattatacctGTCGTCAAATAAGATTCAGTGCATTGAGAATCTGTCACATCTAAAGAACCTTACAATCCTCGAGTTAGGTGACAacaaaataagagaaataattaatcttgaagcgcttgaaaatttaacaagTTTGTTCcttggtaaaaataaaatagcaaagatagaaaatttggGCTGTTTACAAAATCTTCAGTTATTAAGTCTTCAAAGCAATCGCATtatggaaatagaaaatttagacGAATTAAAGAATCTTGATCAGTTGTATTTATCTGAAAATGGAGTAACATGCATCCGAGGATTATCAAATTGTACAAAAGTAACAACTTTTGATCtagcaaataataaaataaaaaagattgaaaacaTTGAACATCTTGAAGATTTAGAGGAGTTCTGG ATAAACAACAATGAAATTGAGGATTGGACTACTGTAGAAAATTTAGCagttaataagaaattacagACGGTGTATTTAGAGCATAATCCTATTGCCAAAGATCCAaattacagaagaaaaattaaactgtTGCTGCCATGGCTCGTCCAATTAGATGCAACACTTTGCAGATAG